One region of Sulfurisphaera ohwakuensis genomic DNA includes:
- a CDS encoding YcaO-like family protein, with the protein MQEVIINEFLGSAFGYDIEKYDNVVITKLLNYVNYDLLESFLAIKYIKPKFLAFPPEFIPLLKYLQNLVPAGGKGETREESLMGAIGEFLERFYGSLTFFDDDTSLFGKVEELKERVNILPTSYKFFSKEQLKKLSFFKDYSDEVVLTFTEATSYKDNNSSYSTLT; encoded by the coding sequence ATGCAAGAAGTTATAATCAATGAATTTCTAGGATCTGCTTTTGGCTACGATATAGAAAAGTATGATAATGTAGTGATAACTAAGCTGTTAAACTATGTAAACTATGATTTACTCGAATCATTTTTAGCAATAAAATACATTAAACCTAAATTTCTCGCATTTCCCCCAGAATTTATACCCCTTTTAAAATATTTGCAAAATCTTGTCCCTGCGGGCGGTAAGGGAGAAACAAGAGAAGAAAGCCTTATGGGTGCTATTGGAGAGTTTTTAGAAAGATTCTATGGTTCATTAACCTTCTTTGATGACGATACATCGCTTTTCGGAAAAGTCGAAGAACTGAAAGAGAGAGTTAATATTCTCCCTACAAGTTACAAGTTCTTTTCGAAAGAGCAACTTAAAAAGCTGTCCTTTTTTAAGGACTATTCAGATGAAGTAGTCCTAACATTTACAGAGGCTACTTCTTATAAAGATAATAATAGCAGTTATTCTACTTTAACGTAA